A single window of Neisseria sp. KEM232 DNA harbors:
- a CDS encoding acyltransferase translates to MDYTVHPTAIIDEGAQIGAGSRVWHFAHICGGAKIGKNCSFGQNVFVGNNVTIGDDCKIQNNVSVYDNVHLENGVFCGPSMVFTNVYNPRSLIERKSEYRDTLVKTGATLGANCTIVCGITIGRFAFIGAGAVVNKDVPDYALMVGVPARQIGWMSEYGEQLEQLPLTGSGKAVCPHSGETYILSDGLLSKA, encoded by the coding sequence ATGGACTACACCGTCCACCCCACCGCCATTATCGACGAAGGAGCGCAAATCGGCGCGGGCAGCCGCGTTTGGCATTTCGCCCACATCTGCGGCGGCGCGAAAATCGGCAAAAACTGCTCGTTCGGCCAAAACGTGTTCGTCGGCAACAATGTAACCATCGGCGACGACTGCAAAATCCAAAACAACGTTTCCGTGTATGACAACGTTCACTTGGAAAACGGCGTGTTTTGCGGCCCCAGCATGGTGTTCACCAATGTCTACAACCCCCGCTCGCTGATTGAGCGCAAAAGCGAATACCGCGACACTTTGGTCAAAACCGGCGCGACGCTGGGCGCGAACTGCACCATCGTCTGCGGTATCACCATAGGCAGGTTTGCCTTTATCGGTGCAGGCGCGGTGGTCAATAAAGACGTGCCCGACTACGCCCTGATGGTCGGCGTGCCCGCCCGCCAAATCGGCTGGATGAGCGAATACGGCGAACAGCTCGAACAACTGCCGCTCACAGGCAGCGGCAAAGCCGTTTGCCCGCACAGCGGCGAAACGTATATCCTTTCAGACGGCCTCCTCAGCAAAGCCTGA
- a CDS encoding efflux RND transporter permease subunit produces MFAWVLAIFVVLAGVLAARTLPLEQYPHIAPPQISVSARYSGASAATVNDSVTQIVEQQMKGLDGLIYMSSTADSSGKSRTTLTFLPGTDTDVAQVQVQNALQGVLSRLPQDVQNRGVSVTKGGQDNLVTWTFATDQHVSRVEVTDYLASNVMDVLSRVDGVGEISLYGNQHAMRIWLDPHKLAALAMMPSDVVSAIQTQNTQVSAGQLGQLPSVPGQDLNVPVQARGRFTDAAQFENIILRSGTDGMVVRLKDVARVELGADGYDVNSMLNGKVAGALGIVMADGANALDVATAVEAKIREMEPLFPYGLKADTAQDSIPFVKASLQEVLHTLGEAVPVVLAGTLGVLSLLGYSVNMLTMFALVLAIGLLVDDAIVVVENVERLMHEESLDAKAATEKSMDEISSALVGVGMVLSAVFVPMAFFPGSTGVIYRQFSVTLIAAMGFSVLVALTLSPAMCAQFLKARPHDKPAGGLFRAFNKGFDSLSERYGRTVNRLFAHGRIMFAAFLAVLAACTFLFAHLPTAFLPDEDQGFLTVDITLPVGATDKSVQKTVADLTQYFAKQPEIDSFLAITGNGGSQGNAAMFLKLKPWDERRRPDQSAAALETRYGKETGGRSGARIVVSQPPVVRGLGSGNGISFVIKDMNGAGYDKLVAAKDQFIEAAADSPYLRKVRAKNQDPRPQLVVDIDNDLAASMQIAPAAVNQLLNQALGGSYVNDFVDKGRVKRVYVQADAPYRMQPQDIGLWQVRNGAGEMIPLSAFSSVRWETAPPQLIRFNGSLAMDMQAGVQPGQSSGSAMKEVQNLMAKLPAGFGYEWTGASLQEQQAGSQAPALYALSVLFVFLCLAALYESWRIPFAVILAAGLGVLGALSATALRGLDNDVFFQVGLLTTVGLAAKNAILIVEFAMQLVRQGETPMQAAVAAARLRLRPIVMTSLAFGLGVLPLALGTGAGAGGRIAIGTAVLGGTAASTVLGLLFVPLFFVWIKRPAKTDKAV; encoded by the coding sequence GTGTTTGCGTGGGTTTTGGCGATTTTTGTCGTGCTGGCAGGCGTGCTGGCGGCACGCACGCTGCCTTTGGAGCAGTATCCGCACATCGCGCCGCCGCAGATTTCGGTGAGCGCCAGATACAGCGGCGCGTCGGCGGCAACGGTGAACGACTCGGTGACGCAGATAGTCGAGCAGCAGATGAAGGGTTTGGACGGGCTGATTTATATGAGTTCCACCGCCGATTCGTCGGGCAAATCGCGCACGACGCTCACTTTCCTGCCGGGCACGGACACCGACGTGGCGCAGGTGCAGGTGCAGAACGCCTTGCAGGGTGTGCTGTCGCGCCTGCCGCAGGACGTGCAGAACCGCGGCGTGTCGGTCACCAAGGGCGGGCAGGACAATCTGGTCACATGGACGTTTGCCACGGATCAGCACGTTTCGCGCGTGGAAGTGACCGATTATCTGGCGAGCAATGTGATGGATGTGCTCTCGCGGGTGGACGGTGTGGGCGAAATCTCGCTCTACGGCAACCAGCACGCGATGCGTATCTGGCTCGATCCGCACAAGCTGGCCGCTTTGGCGATGATGCCTTCCGACGTGGTGTCGGCCATCCAGACGCAGAACACGCAGGTGTCGGCCGGCCAGCTCGGCCAGCTTCCTTCCGTTCCCGGGCAGGATTTGAACGTGCCGGTGCAGGCGCGCGGGCGCTTTACCGACGCCGCCCAGTTTGAAAACATCATTCTGCGCAGCGGCACGGACGGCATGGTGGTGCGCCTCAAAGACGTGGCGCGGGTGGAATTGGGCGCCGACGGCTACGACGTCAATTCGATGCTCAACGGCAAAGTGGCGGGTGCGCTGGGCATTGTGATGGCCGACGGCGCAAACGCGCTCGACGTCGCCACGGCCGTGGAGGCGAAAATCCGCGAGATGGAGCCGCTGTTTCCCTACGGTTTGAAAGCGGATACCGCGCAAGACAGCATTCCGTTTGTCAAAGCCTCGTTACAGGAAGTGCTGCACACGCTGGGCGAGGCCGTGCCTGTGGTGTTGGCGGGTACGCTGGGCGTACTCTCGCTTTTGGGCTATTCGGTGAACATGCTGACGATGTTTGCGCTGGTGCTGGCCATCGGCCTGCTGGTGGACGATGCCATCGTGGTGGTGGAAAACGTCGAGCGGCTGATGCACGAAGAGAGTTTGGATGCGAAAGCGGCCACAGAAAAATCGATGGACGAGATTTCTTCGGCGCTGGTGGGCGTGGGCATGGTGCTGTCGGCCGTGTTTGTGCCGATGGCGTTCTTTCCCGGATCGACCGGTGTGATTTACCGCCAGTTTTCGGTAACGCTGATTGCGGCGATGGGCTTTTCGGTGTTGGTGGCGCTGACGCTCTCGCCTGCGATGTGCGCCCAATTTCTCAAAGCCCGTCCGCACGACAAACCCGCCGGCGGCCTGTTCCGCGCCTTCAACAAAGGCTTCGACAGCCTCTCGGAGCGCTACGGGCGGACGGTAAACCGCCTGTTTGCACACGGCAGAATCATGTTTGCCGCCTTTTTGGCCGTGTTGGCTGCCTGCACCTTTTTGTTTGCACACCTGCCCACGGCCTTCCTGCCCGACGAAGACCAGGGTTTTCTCACCGTAGACATCACGCTGCCGGTGGGCGCAACCGACAAATCGGTGCAGAAAACCGTGGCCGACCTGACGCAATACTTTGCCAAGCAGCCCGAAATCGACAGTTTTCTCGCCATCACCGGCAACGGCGGCAGCCAGGGCAATGCCGCCATGTTCCTCAAACTCAAGCCGTGGGACGAGCGCCGCCGCCCCGACCAGAGCGCCGCCGCGCTGGAAACGCGCTACGGCAAAGAAACGGGCGGCCGCTCGGGTGCGCGCATCGTCGTCAGCCAGCCGCCCGTCGTGCGCGGACTGGGTTCGGGCAACGGCATCAGCTTCGTTATCAAGGACATGAACGGCGCGGGCTACGACAAACTCGTCGCCGCCAAAGACCAATTTATCGAAGCGGCCGCTGACAGCCCCTATCTGCGCAAAGTGCGCGCCAAAAACCAAGACCCGCGCCCGCAGCTTGTCGTCGATATCGACAACGACCTGGCCGCCTCCATGCAGATCGCCCCCGCCGCCGTCAACCAGTTGCTCAACCAGGCGCTGGGCGGCAGCTATGTCAACGATTTCGTCGACAAAGGCCGCGTCAAACGCGTATACGTTCAGGCCGACGCGCCTTACCGTATGCAGCCGCAGGACATCGGCCTCTGGCAGGTACGCAACGGTGCGGGCGAGATGATTCCGCTGTCGGCATTCAGCAGCGTGCGTTGGGAAACCGCGCCGCCGCAGCTGATACGCTTCAACGGCAGCCTCGCCATGGACATGCAGGCCGGCGTGCAGCCCGGACAAAGCTCGGGCAGCGCGATGAAGGAAGTGCAAAACCTGATGGCCAAACTGCCCGCAGGCTTCGGCTACGAATGGACGGGCGCGTCTTTGCAGGAACAACAGGCCGGCTCGCAGGCACCCGCGCTGTATGCTCTGTCTGTCCTGTTCGTTTTCCTGTGTCTGGCCGCTCTGTACGAAAGCTGGCGCATCCCGTTTGCCGTTATCCTTGCCGCAGGCTTGGGCGTGCTTGGCGCACTTTCCGCCACCGCCCTGCGCGGGCTGGACAACGACGTTTTCTTCCAAGTCGGCCTGCTCACCACCGTCGGCCTTGCCGCCAAAAATGCCATCCTGATTGTGGAATTCGCCATGCAGCTCGTGCGGCAGGGGGAAACGCCCATGCAGGCTGCCGTCGCAGCCGCCCGCCTGCGCCTGCGTCCCATCGTCATGACCTCGCTCGCCTTCGGCCTCGGCGTGCTGCCGTTGGCGCTGGGTACGGGCGCGGGGGCGGGCGGACGCATCGCCATCGGCACGGCGGTGCTCGGCGGCACCGCCGCCTCCACCGTGCTCGGGCTGCTGTTCGTGCCGCTGTTTTTCGTTTGGATCAAACGTCCCGCGAAAACGGACAAGGCCGTCTGA
- a CDS encoding ATP phosphoribosyltransferase regulatory subunit: MQSWQLPEYVADILPTGARQLESAKEKILALFRSHGYELVHPPLMEYSRSLLTHIDSGLSLKTVRVTDQISGRQLGIRADITPQVARIDAHLLSSNQGINRLCYAGSVLHARPEGFLNTREPLQVGAELYGYGGIEADIEIIGLMLDSLNTADFGDVLLSLGHIGVFRALSAAAGLDAQQSETLLELMQDKDGAAVAGRLKEWRLDGMWQKALALLPALYGGREILAAARQKLPELSAVSRALDELEAVCAAFPQQRVHIDLAELRVDNYHSGLLYAAYGSGGHDAVARGGRYDGLGVHFGRARPATGFSFDLRKFLGRLPQNERRPAISVALADAAEAAEAVAQLRAAGETVVIDYGLPSNSSSGSTRRLQKQNGVWTVTE, translated from the coding sequence ATGCAGTCTTGGCAGCTACCCGAATACGTCGCCGACATCCTGCCCACCGGGGCGCGGCAGCTTGAAAGCGCGAAAGAAAAAATCCTCGCCCTGTTCCGCTCGCACGGCTACGAACTCGTGCATCCGCCGCTGATGGAATACAGCCGCTCGCTGCTCACCCATATCGACTCCGGCCTTTCTCTCAAAACCGTCCGCGTCACCGACCAAATCAGCGGCCGCCAGCTCGGCATCCGCGCCGACATCACGCCGCAGGTCGCCCGCATCGACGCCCACCTCCTCTCGTCCAACCAAGGCATCAACCGTCTGTGCTACGCAGGCTCGGTGCTGCACGCCCGCCCCGAAGGCTTTTTAAACACCCGCGAACCTTTGCAGGTGGGCGCGGAGCTTTACGGCTACGGCGGCATCGAAGCCGACATCGAAATCATCGGCCTGATGCTCGACAGCCTGAATACCGCCGATTTCGGCGACGTTTTGCTCTCGCTCGGCCACATCGGCGTTTTCCGCGCCCTCTCCGCCGCCGCAGGGCTGGACGCGCAGCAGTCGGAAACCCTGCTCGAGCTGATGCAGGACAAAGACGGCGCCGCCGTCGCAGGCCGTCTGAAAGAATGGCGGCTCGACGGCATGTGGCAGAAAGCCCTCGCCCTCTTGCCCGCGCTCTACGGCGGCCGCGAAATCCTCGCCGCCGCGCGGCAGAAACTGCCCGAACTCTCCGCCGTCAGCCGCGCCCTCGACGAACTCGAAGCCGTGTGCGCCGCCTTCCCGCAGCAGCGCGTCCACATCGATTTGGCCGAGCTGCGCGTCGACAACTACCACAGCGGCCTGCTCTACGCCGCCTACGGCAGCGGCGGCCATGATGCGGTAGCTCGCGGCGGCCGTTACGACGGCTTGGGCGTCCACTTCGGCCGCGCCCGCCCCGCCACCGGTTTCAGCTTCGATTTGCGCAAATTCCTCGGACGCCTGCCGCAAAACGAGCGCCGTCCCGCTATTTCCGTCGCCCTGGCCGACGCGGCCGAAGCCGCCGAAGCTGTCGCACAGTTGCGCGCGGCGGGTGAAACCGTCGTTATCGACTACGGTCTGCCCTCCAACAGCAGCAGCGGCAGCACGCGCCGCCTGCAAAAACAAAACGGCGTGTGGACGGTCACGGAATAG
- a CDS encoding DegT/DnrJ/EryC1/StrS aminotransferase family protein codes for MQFIDLAAQQARIKPQIDANIQKVLSHGQYILGPEVAELEDKLKAYCGAKHCIGVANGTDALQIALMALGVGAGDEVITPGFTYIATAETIALLGAKPVYVDIVEQTYNLDPAKLEAAITPRTKAIVPVSLYGQCADFDAVNTIAARHNLPVIEDAAQSFGASYKGRKSGSLTTVSCTSFFPSKPLGCYGDGGAVFTDDDNLAAVIRQIARHGQDRRYHHIRVGVNSRLDTLQAAILLPKLAILEEEIGLRGQVAAVYAQELDKAGIAAPFIESHNISAYAQYTVRVKNRDAVQTALKAAGIPTAVHYPIPLNKQPAVVSDAVLPVGDLVAEEVLSLPMHPYMTEEQVRQVVGALHQAVKR; via the coding sequence ATGCAATTCATCGACCTCGCCGCCCAGCAGGCGCGCATCAAACCCCAAATCGACGCAAACATACAAAAAGTCCTCTCGCACGGCCAATATATTTTGGGGCCCGAAGTGGCCGAACTGGAAGACAAACTCAAAGCCTACTGCGGCGCGAAACACTGCATCGGCGTCGCCAACGGCACCGACGCGCTGCAAATCGCCCTGATGGCTTTAGGCGTAGGCGCGGGCGACGAAGTGATTACCCCCGGGTTTACCTACATCGCCACCGCCGAAACCATCGCCCTGCTCGGCGCAAAACCGGTTTACGTCGATATCGTCGAACAAACCTACAACCTCGACCCCGCCAAGCTCGAAGCCGCGATTACCCCGCGCACCAAAGCCATCGTGCCCGTATCGCTCTACGGCCAGTGTGCCGATTTCGATGCGGTTAACACCATCGCCGCCCGCCACAACCTGCCCGTCATCGAAGACGCGGCGCAGAGTTTCGGCGCATCTTACAAAGGCCGCAAATCAGGCAGCCTGACCACTGTTTCCTGCACCAGCTTCTTCCCCAGCAAACCTTTGGGCTGCTACGGCGACGGCGGCGCGGTTTTTACTGACGACGACAATCTGGCCGCCGTCATCCGCCAAATCGCGCGCCACGGCCAAGACCGCCGCTACCACCATATCCGCGTCGGCGTAAACAGCCGTCTGGACACGCTGCAAGCTGCCATCCTGTTGCCCAAACTGGCGATTCTGGAGGAAGAAATCGGCCTGCGCGGGCAGGTTGCCGCCGTTTACGCGCAGGAACTGGATAAAGCCGGCATCGCCGCACCGTTTATCGAAAGCCACAATATCAGCGCGTATGCCCAATACACCGTGCGCGTGAAAAACCGCGATGCCGTTCAGACGGCCTTGAAAGCGGCAGGCATCCCGACCGCCGTGCACTACCCGATTCCGCTCAACAAGCAGCCCGCCGTCGTATCCGATGCCGTGCTGCCTGTGGGCGATTTGGTGGCCGAAGAAGTATTGAGCCTGCCGATGCACCCGTATATGACGGAGGAACAGGTGCGGCAGGTAGTCGGCGCGCTGCATCAGGCTGTGAAACGGTAA
- a CDS encoding adenylosuccinate synthase, whose translation MAQNVVVVGSQWGDEGKGKIVDWLAEQSSGVVRFQGGHNAGHTLVVGGKKTILRLIPSGILHEKLDCFIGSGVVVSPEALLGEIDELTAAGVKNVEGRLKIAPTATLILPYHIALDQAREASKGDQKIGTTGRGIGPAYEDKVARRAVRAVDLFDCGKLAEKVRANVELYNIQLQHLHGAAPVSYEDIMAKIEGFKDRILPMIHDVARTLYEKNARGEHLLFEGAQGTLLDIDYGTYPFVTSSNCSAGAAAPGAGVPPHMLDYVLGIVKAYTTRVGSGPFPTELFDEVGEGLAERGHEFGSVTGRPRRCGWFDAAALKRSIQINGITGMCITKLDVMDGIEEIKICVGYEFEGNRTDILPFGADAVAKCVPVYETLPGWTESTFGVTEYDALPENARRYLKRIEEVCGAPVAIISTGPDREQTILLQHPFA comes from the coding sequence ATGGCACAAAACGTAGTAGTCGTCGGCTCGCAGTGGGGCGACGAAGGCAAAGGCAAAATCGTAGACTGGCTGGCCGAGCAGAGCAGCGGCGTCGTCCGCTTCCAGGGCGGCCACAACGCCGGGCACACCCTCGTCGTCGGCGGCAAAAAAACCATCCTCCGCCTGATACCCAGCGGCATCCTGCACGAAAAACTCGACTGCTTTATCGGCTCGGGCGTCGTCGTTTCACCCGAAGCCCTGTTGGGCGAAATCGACGAGCTCACCGCCGCCGGCGTGAAAAACGTCGAAGGCCGTCTGAAAATCGCCCCCACCGCCACCCTTATCCTGCCCTACCACATCGCCCTCGACCAAGCGCGCGAAGCCTCGAAGGGCGACCAGAAAATCGGCACCACCGGCCGCGGCATCGGCCCGGCCTACGAAGACAAAGTTGCCCGCCGCGCCGTACGCGCCGTCGACCTTTTCGACTGCGGCAAACTGGCGGAAAAAGTCCGCGCCAACGTCGAACTCTACAACATCCAGCTGCAACACCTGCACGGCGCCGCGCCCGTCTCCTACGAAGACATCATGGCGAAAATCGAAGGCTTCAAAGACCGCATCCTGCCGATGATTCACGACGTCGCCCGCACGCTCTACGAAAAAAACGCGCGCGGCGAACACCTGCTGTTTGAAGGCGCGCAGGGCACGCTGCTCGATATCGACTACGGCACTTATCCCTTCGTCACCTCGTCCAACTGCTCTGCCGGCGCCGCCGCCCCCGGCGCGGGTGTGCCGCCGCATATGCTCGACTACGTGCTGGGCATCGTCAAAGCCTACACCACCCGCGTCGGCTCGGGTCCGTTCCCGACCGAGCTCTTCGACGAAGTGGGTGAGGGTTTGGCCGAGCGCGGCCACGAGTTCGGCTCGGTCACCGGCCGTCCGCGCCGCTGCGGCTGGTTCGACGCCGCCGCCCTCAAACGCTCCATCCAAATCAACGGCATCACCGGCATGTGCATCACCAAGCTCGACGTGATGGACGGCATCGAAGAAATCAAAATCTGCGTCGGCTACGAATTTGAAGGCAATCGCACCGACATCCTGCCCTTCGGCGCGGACGCCGTCGCCAAATGCGTGCCCGTGTACGAAACCCTGCCCGGCTGGACGGAATCTACCTTCGGCGTGACCGAATACGACGCGCTGCCGGAAAACGCCCGCCGCTATCTCAAACGCATCGAAGAGGTGTGCGGCGCACCCGTCGCCATCATCTCCACCGGCCCCGACCGCGAGCAGACTATTCTGCTGCAACACCCGTTTGCCTGA
- the leuS gene encoding leucine--tRNA ligase, with amino-acid sequence MQEHYHPSAVEPAARRKWSDAGIFHAVEDASKPKYYCLSMFPYPSGKLHMGHVRNYTIGDVLSRFKLLNGFNVMQPMGWDAFGMPAENAAMKNGVAPAAWTYDNIAYMKKQLQSLGFAIDWPREVATCKPDYYRWEQWLFTRLFEKGIVYRKLGTVNWDPVDQTVLANEQVIDGRGWRSGALVEKREIPMYYFRITDYAEELLADLDKLEHWPEQVKTMQRNWIGKSRGMNVRFAVSDDSKAGLSGDYAEFLQVYTTRPDTLMGATYVAVAAEHPLAAAAAEGNAELQNFIAECKAGSVAEADMATMEKKGLPTGRFVINPLNGDKLEVWIANYVLWGYGDGAVMAVPAHDERDFEFATKYNLPKKQVIAVGDNAFDANQWQEWYGDKENGVLVNSGDLDGMNFQTAFDAIAAKLQSQDAGEPKTQYRLRDWGISRQRYWGCPIPIVHCEQCGDVPVPAEQLPVVLPENVVPDGMGSPLAKMPEFYETACPKCGGAAKRETDTMDTFMESSWYFFRYMSPKFAEGMVSTEAAKYWGAVDQYIGGIEHAILHLLYARFFTKLMRDEGLVKVDEPFERLLTQGMVVCETYYRENANGSKDWINPADVELTFDDKGRPVSAVLKADGLPVVISGTEKMSKSKNNGVDPQELINAYGADTARLFMMFAAPPEQSLEWSDSGVEGAHRFLRRLWRTVYEHVSHGTVPAFSDGHDSLNKELKELRHKLHATIAKVSDDYGRRQQFNTAVAAVMELLNQYDKTDTGSEQGRAVAQEVLETAVRLLWPIVPHICETLWSELNSAKLWEAGWPTVDEAALVKSEIEVMVQVNGKLRGKITVAADASKADLEAAALATEGAVKFMEGKPAKKIIVVPGRLVNIVV; translated from the coding sequence ATGCAAGAGCACTACCACCCCTCCGCCGTCGAACCCGCCGCCCGCCGAAAATGGAGCGATGCGGGTATTTTTCATGCTGTCGAAGACGCGTCGAAACCGAAATATTATTGTTTGTCGATGTTTCCCTATCCCAGCGGCAAGCTGCATATGGGGCATGTACGCAATTACACCATCGGCGACGTGTTGAGCCGTTTCAAGCTGTTAAACGGTTTTAATGTGATGCAGCCGATGGGCTGGGACGCTTTCGGGATGCCGGCTGAAAATGCGGCGATGAAAAACGGCGTTGCGCCTGCGGCGTGGACTTACGACAACATCGCTTATATGAAAAAGCAGCTGCAAAGCCTCGGTTTTGCCATCGACTGGCCGCGCGAGGTGGCGACCTGCAAGCCGGATTACTACCGCTGGGAGCAGTGGCTGTTTACGCGTTTGTTTGAAAAGGGCATCGTGTACCGCAAGCTCGGCACGGTGAACTGGGATCCGGTCGATCAAACGGTATTGGCCAACGAGCAGGTGATCGACGGGCGCGGCTGGCGCAGCGGCGCGTTGGTGGAAAAACGCGAAATCCCGATGTATTACTTCCGCATCACGGATTACGCCGAGGAGCTTTTGGCTGATTTGGACAAGCTCGAACACTGGCCGGAGCAGGTGAAAACCATGCAGCGCAACTGGATCGGCAAATCGCGCGGCATGAATGTGCGCTTTGCGGTTTCAGACGACAGCAAAGCCGGTTTGAGCGGCGATTACGCCGAGTTTTTGCAGGTTTACACCACCCGCCCCGACACGCTGATGGGCGCGACTTATGTGGCCGTGGCCGCCGAGCATCCGCTGGCTGCCGCCGCTGCCGAGGGCAATGCCGAATTGCAAAACTTCATCGCCGAATGCAAAGCCGGCAGCGTGGCCGAAGCGGATATGGCAACGATGGAGAAAAAAGGCCTGCCCACCGGCCGCTTTGTGATTAATCCGCTCAACGGCGACAAACTCGAAGTGTGGATTGCCAACTATGTATTGTGGGGCTACGGCGACGGCGCGGTGATGGCGGTTCCGGCGCACGACGAACGCGATTTCGAGTTCGCCACCAAATACAATCTGCCGAAAAAACAAGTCATTGCCGTCGGCGACAACGCATTCGACGCAAACCAATGGCAAGAATGGTACGGCGACAAAGAAAACGGCGTCTTGGTCAACAGCGGCGACTTGGACGGTATGAATTTTCAGACGGCCTTCGATGCCATCGCCGCCAAGCTGCAAAGCCAAGACGCGGGTGAACCGAAAACCCAATACCGCCTGCGCGACTGGGGCATTTCGCGCCAACGCTACTGGGGCTGCCCGATTCCCATCGTCCATTGCGAACAATGCGGCGACGTGCCCGTGCCTGCCGAGCAGCTGCCCGTGGTATTGCCGGAAAACGTCGTGCCCGACGGCATGGGTTCGCCGCTGGCCAAAATGCCCGAATTTTACGAAACCGCCTGCCCCAAATGCGGCGGCGCGGCCAAACGCGAAACCGACACCATGGATACCTTCATGGAATCGAGCTGGTATTTCTTCCGCTACATGTCGCCCAAGTTCGCAGAAGGCATGGTATCGACTGAAGCCGCGAAATATTGGGGCGCTGTCGACCAATACATCGGCGGTATCGAACACGCGATTCTGCACCTCTTATACGCGCGTTTCTTCACCAAACTGATGCGCGACGAAGGCCTGGTGAAAGTGGACGAGCCGTTTGAACGCCTGCTCACGCAGGGCATGGTCGTCTGCGAAACCTACTACCGCGAAAATGCCAACGGCAGCAAAGACTGGATCAACCCCGCCGATGTCGAACTGACTTTCGACGACAAAGGCCGCCCCGTTTCCGCCGTCCTCAAAGCCGACGGCCTGCCCGTCGTCATCAGCGGCACGGAAAAAATGTCCAAGTCCAAAAACAACGGCGTCGATCCGCAAGAGCTGATTAATGCCTACGGCGCAGACACCGCCCGCCTGTTTATGATGTTTGCCGCGCCGCCCGAACAGTCGCTCGAATGGAGCGACAGCGGCGTAGAAGGCGCGCACCGCTTCCTGCGCCGTCTGTGGCGCACTGTGTACGAACACGTTTCCCACGGCACCGTGCCCGCCTTTTCAGACGGCCACGACAGCCTGAATAAAGAGTTGAAAGAACTGCGCCACAAGCTGCACGCCACCATTGCCAAAGTTTCCGACGACTACGGCCGCCGCCAGCAGTTCAACACCGCCGTCGCCGCCGTGATGGAACTGCTCAACCAATACGACAAAACCGACACCGGCAGCGAACAAGGCCGCGCCGTCGCCCAAGAAGTATTGGAAACCGCCGTACGCCTGTTGTGGCCCATCGTGCCGCACATCTGCGAAACCCTGTGGAGCGAATTGAATAGCGCGAAACTGTGGGAAGCAGGCTGGCCGACAGTCGACGAAGCCGCCTTGGTCAAATCCGAAATCGAAGTCATGGTTCAAGTCAACGGCAAACTGCGCGGCAAAATCACCGTCGCCGCCGACGCCTCCAAAGCCGACCTCGAAGCCGCCGCACTCGCCACCGAAGGCGCGGTGAAATTCATGGAAGGCAAACCCGCCAAGAAAATCATCGTCGTGCCGGGCAGACTGGTGAACATCGTGGTGTAA
- a CDS encoding sugar transporter, whose product MPNSESARWLSVFALACAAFIFNTTEFIPVALLSDIGAGFAMKPADTGIMITVYAWVVALMSLPLMLATRNTERRGLLLVLFAVFSAAHVLSYFAQSFAVLLASRVAVALTHALFWSITAALAVRVAPQGKGNQALGILSTGTVLAMVLGIPLGRLAGNAYGWRLSFLLIGLAAVPVALVLAKSLPRLPSANTGSLDSLPVLAKRKSLMLLYAFTILMITAHFTAYSYIEPFALQSARFAPQQATLLLLVYGAAGFAGSYLFGRYFSRNARVFFAAGTAATAAAMFLLLPLSAPAWLLMALCFFWGIVITALSLAMISRVLHFAADATDVASSIYSSLFNVGIGGGALFGRYAAQWFGLNNIGYAGGSLAALALLLALVLVKQPDFADAPQGKTDAEAV is encoded by the coding sequence ATGCCCAACAGCGAATCCGCCCGCTGGCTCAGCGTCTTCGCCCTTGCCTGCGCCGCCTTTATCTTCAACACCACCGAATTCATCCCCGTCGCCCTGCTCAGCGACATCGGTGCCGGTTTTGCCATGAAACCCGCCGACACCGGCATCATGATTACCGTCTACGCCTGGGTCGTCGCCCTGATGTCGCTGCCGCTGATGCTCGCTACCCGCAACACCGAACGGCGCGGCCTGCTGCTCGTGCTGTTTGCCGTGTTCTCCGCCGCCCACGTGCTGTCGTATTTTGCACAGAGTTTCGCCGTGCTGCTCGCCTCGCGCGTCGCCGTCGCCCTGACCCACGCCCTGTTCTGGTCGATTACCGCCGCGCTGGCCGTGCGCGTCGCACCGCAGGGCAAGGGCAACCAGGCGCTCGGCATTTTGAGCACCGGCACCGTGCTGGCGATGGTGCTCGGCATCCCGCTGGGGCGGCTGGCGGGCAACGCCTACGGCTGGCGGCTCAGCTTCCTGCTTATCGGCCTGGCCGCCGTGCCCGTCGCCCTCGTGCTGGCGAAAAGCCTGCCCAGGCTGCCCAGCGCCAACACCGGCTCGCTCGACAGCCTGCCCGTGCTGGCCAAACGCAAAAGCCTGATGCTGCTCTACGCCTTCACCATCCTGATGATCACCGCCCATTTCACCGCATACAGCTACATCGAACCCTTCGCCCTGCAAAGCGCGCGTTTCGCCCCGCAGCAGGCCACCCTGCTGCTCCTGGTATACGGCGCAGCGGGCTTTGCCGGATCGTATCTTTTCGGACGGTATTTCAGCCGCAATGCCCGCGTTTTCTTCGCCGCAGGCACCGCCGCCACGGCCGCCGCCATGTTCCTGCTGCTGCCCCTGTCTGCCCCCGCCTGGCTGCTGATGGCGCTGTGCTTCTTCTGGGGCATCGTGATTACCGCCCTGAGCCTCGCCATGATTTCGCGCGTGCTGCACTTTGCCGCCGACGCCACCGACGTCGCCAGCTCCATCTACTCCTCGCTGTTCAACGTCGGCATAGGCGGCGGCGCCCTGTTCGGCCGCTACGCCGCCCAATGGTTCGGCCTGAACAACATCGGCTACGCAGGCGGCAGCCTCGCCGCCCTCGCCCTGCTTCTGGCGCTGGTGTTGGTGAAACAGCCCGACTTCGCCGACGCGCCGCAGGGGAAAACGGACGCGGAGGCCGTCTGA